A window from Roseofilum capinflatum BLCC-M114 encodes these proteins:
- the psbA gene encoding photosystem II q(b) protein — protein sequence MTTTLQQSSNASAWERFCQWVTSTENRLYVGWFGVLMIPTLLTATICYIIAFVAAPPVDIDGIREPVAGSLLYGNNIISGAVVPSSNAIGLHFYPIWEAASLDEWLYNGGPYQLVVFHFLIGVFAYMGREWELSYRLGMRPWICVAYSAPVAAATAVFLIYPIGQGSFSDGMPLGISGTFNFMIVFQAEHNILMHPFHMLGVAGVFGGSLFSAMHGSLVTSSLVRETTEVESQNYGYKFGQEEETYNIVAAHGYFGRLIFQYASFNNSRSLHFFLGAWPVVGIWFTALGVSTMAFNLNGFNFNQSIMDSQGHVINTWADVINRANLGMEVMHERNAHNFPLDLAAGEAAPVALTAPSING from the coding sequence ATGACCACAACTCTTCAACAAAGCTCCAACGCGAGCGCTTGGGAGCGGTTCTGTCAGTGGGTTACCTCAACCGAAAACCGCCTTTATGTAGGTTGGTTCGGCGTACTGATGATCCCCACCCTCTTAACCGCTACTATCTGCTACATCATCGCTTTCGTAGCAGCTCCTCCCGTAGACATCGACGGCATCCGCGAACCCGTAGCTGGTTCCTTGCTGTATGGAAACAACATCATCTCTGGTGCTGTTGTACCTTCTTCCAACGCGATCGGTCTGCACTTCTACCCCATCTGGGAAGCAGCTTCCTTAGATGAGTGGTTGTACAACGGAGGCCCCTACCAGCTCGTCGTATTCCACTTCCTGATCGGTGTATTCGCTTACATGGGTCGTGAATGGGAATTGAGCTACCGCTTAGGAATGCGTCCTTGGATTTGCGTAGCTTACAGCGCCCCTGTAGCTGCTGCAACTGCTGTATTCTTAATCTACCCCATCGGACAAGGAAGCTTCTCTGATGGAATGCCTTTAGGAATTAGCGGAACCTTCAACTTCATGATTGTATTCCAAGCAGAACACAACATCCTCATGCACCCCTTCCACATGCTGGGAGTAGCCGGTGTATTCGGAGGTTCACTGTTCTCCGCTATGCATGGTAGTTTGGTAACCTCTTCCTTAGTTCGTGAAACCACCGAAGTTGAATCTCAAAACTACGGTTACAAATTCGGACAAGAAGAAGAAACCTACAACATCGTAGCCGCTCACGGATACTTCGGACGTTTAATCTTCCAATACGCATCCTTCAACAACAGCCGTAGCCTTCACTTCTTCTTAGGAGCTTGGCCGGTAGTTGGAATCTGGTTTACAGCTTTAGGTGTAAGCACCATGGCGTTTAACCTAAATGGATTCAACTTCAACCAATCCATCATGGATTCTCAAGGTCACGTAATCAACACCTGGGCAGATGTAATCAACCGCGCCAACCTGGGTATGGAAGTAATGCACGAGCGTAACGCTCACAACTTCCCCTTAGATTTGGCGGCTGGTGAAGCTGCTCCTGTAGCTTTAACTGCTCCTTCTATCAACGGTTAA
- a CDS encoding DUF5615 family PIN-like protein → MVQGYDIVRTTDVLPPTAADAEILEVARVENRVILTQDLDFSMLVALGNYGLPSLITLRLSSVKPEKTPRCFTY, encoded by the coding sequence ATGGTACAGGGCTACGACATAGTACGCACCACAGATGTATTACCTCCGACTGCTGCTGATGCGGAGATTTTGGAAGTGGCGAGGGTAGAGAATCGGGTGATTTTAACCCAAGACTTAGATTTTTCTATGCTGGTTGCTCTCGGCAATTATGGACTCCCTAGCCTAATCACATTACGGTTGTCCTCTGTAAAACCAGAAAAAACTCCTAGATGTTTTACCTATTAA